In Deltaproteobacteria bacterium, the following are encoded in one genomic region:
- a CDS encoding methyltransferase, whose protein sequence is MLGRLPSLARSFLGRDAPAPAVLSSRMKDLYIPLSPAQGRFLYLVARSLSARRIVEFGTSFGVSTIYAAAAARDNGNGRVIGSELEPGKHEQALANLEAAGLAGHAEVRLGDALQTLRDLAPPIDLVLLDGWKELYLPMIELLAPKLRPGAVVLADNVRTFKRSLAPYLAYVQSGRSGFQSVTVPFPSGFEFSVRT, encoded by the coding sequence ATGCTGGGACGGCTGCCGTCGCTCGCGCGCTCGTTCCTGGGCCGGGACGCACCCGCGCCCGCCGTCCTCTCGTCGCGAATGAAGGACCTGTACATCCCGCTCTCGCCGGCCCAGGGGCGCTTCCTGTACCTGGTGGCCCGCTCCCTCTCGGCGCGGCGGATCGTCGAGTTCGGAACCTCCTTCGGCGTGTCGACGATCTACGCGGCGGCCGCCGCGCGCGACAACGGCAACGGCCGCGTGATCGGCTCCGAGCTCGAGCCCGGCAAGCACGAGCAGGCGCTGGCGAACCTGGAGGCGGCCGGGCTCGCCGGCCACGCGGAGGTGCGGCTCGGCGATGCGCTGCAGACGCTCCGCGACCTGGCGCCGCCGATCGACCTGGTCCTGCTCGATGGCTGGAAGGAGCTCTACCTGCCGATGATCGAGCTTCTCGCGCCCAAGCTCCGCCCGGGCGCGGTCGTGCTCGCCGACAACGTTCGCACGTTCAAGCGCTCACTCGCGCCGTACCTGGCCTACGTGCAGTCGGGCCGGAGCGGATTCCAGTCCGTGACGGTGCCGTTCCCATCCGGCTTCGAGTTCTCGGTCCGCACCTGA
- the ilvD gene encoding dihydroxy-acid dehydratase — MSDRKRNSHSSLITEGHNRAPNRAMLRAVGFGDADFGKPIVGVANGDSNITPCNLGLGDLTVAACEAIRRAGGMPQTYGTITISDGISMGTEGMKCSLVSREVIADSIETVCRGQCHDGVIAIGGCDKNMPGALIALARLDIPGVFVYGGTIKPGHYKNEDLTIVSVFEAVGAHGAGRMSDADFAEIERRACPGKGSCGGMYTANTMSSAIEAMGMSLPGSSTMAAEDDEKRESAAESGRVLIDLVAANLTPRKIMTRKAFENAIAVVMAVGGSTNAVLHLLAKTHSAEVPLQLDDFERIRARVPVLADLKPSGKYVATDLHRVGGIPLVMKMLLERGLIHGDCLTITGKTVAENLANVPSQPPAGQDVLRPFGKPVYDEGHLAILRGNLAPEGSVAKISGIKLREITGPARVFDSEEKCMEAIMADRIRNGDVVVIRYEGPKGGPGMREMLSPTSALIGKGLGGSVGLLTDGRFSGGTYGLVVGHVAPEAFVGGPIALVHEGDSITIDAKQRLLQLNVPDDELARRRREFRMPAPRYPRGVLAKFAKLVSSAALGAVTDADL, encoded by the coding sequence ATGTCGGACCGCAAGCGGAACTCTCACAGCTCGCTGATCACCGAGGGCCACAATCGCGCGCCCAACCGCGCGATGCTCCGCGCGGTCGGCTTCGGCGACGCCGACTTCGGCAAGCCGATCGTCGGCGTGGCCAACGGTGACAGCAACATCACGCCGTGCAACCTCGGGCTGGGAGATCTGACGGTCGCAGCGTGCGAGGCGATCCGGCGCGCCGGCGGCATGCCGCAGACGTACGGCACGATCACGATCAGCGATGGGATCTCGATGGGCACCGAGGGCATGAAGTGCTCGCTGGTCTCCAGAGAGGTGATCGCGGATTCGATCGAGACCGTCTGCCGCGGACAGTGCCACGACGGCGTGATCGCGATCGGCGGCTGCGACAAGAACATGCCGGGCGCGCTGATCGCGCTGGCGCGGCTCGACATCCCCGGCGTGTTCGTCTACGGCGGAACCATCAAGCCCGGCCACTACAAGAACGAGGACCTCACGATCGTCTCGGTCTTCGAGGCGGTCGGGGCGCACGGCGCGGGTCGGATGAGCGACGCCGACTTCGCCGAGATCGAGCGGCGCGCGTGTCCGGGCAAGGGCTCGTGCGGCGGCATGTACACCGCGAACACGATGTCGAGCGCGATCGAGGCGATGGGCATGAGCCTGCCGGGAAGCTCGACCATGGCGGCCGAGGACGACGAGAAGCGCGAGAGCGCGGCCGAATCCGGGCGCGTGCTGATCGACCTGGTGGCTGCGAACCTGACGCCGCGAAAGATCATGACGCGGAAGGCGTTCGAGAACGCGATCGCGGTGGTGATGGCGGTCGGCGGCTCGACCAACGCCGTGCTGCACCTGCTCGCGAAAACGCACTCGGCCGAGGTGCCGCTGCAGCTGGACGACTTCGAGCGGATCCGCGCGCGCGTGCCGGTGCTGGCCGACCTGAAGCCGAGCGGGAAGTACGTGGCCACCGATCTGCACCGCGTGGGCGGGATTCCGCTGGTGATGAAGATGCTGCTCGAGCGCGGCCTGATCCACGGCGACTGCCTCACGATCACCGGCAAGACCGTCGCCGAGAACCTCGCGAACGTCCCGTCGCAGCCGCCCGCGGGTCAGGACGTGCTGCGCCCGTTCGGAAAGCCCGTCTACGACGAGGGGCACCTCGCGATCCTGCGCGGAAATCTCGCGCCCGAGGGTTCGGTGGCGAAGATCAGCGGCATCAAGCTGCGCGAGATCACCGGTCCGGCGCGCGTCTTCGACTCGGAGGAGAAGTGCATGGAGGCGATCATGGCCGACCGTATCCGCAATGGAGACGTGGTCGTGATCCGCTACGAGGGGCCGAAGGGCGGGCCCGGAATGCGCGAGATGCTCTCGCCCACGTCCGCGCTGATCGGAAAGGGCCTCGGCGGTTCGGTCGGCCTGCTCACCGACGGCCGCTTCTCGGGCGGCACGTACGGATTGGTCGTGGGGCACGTCGCGCCGGAGGCCTTCGTCGGCGGGCCGATCGCGCTGGTGCACGAGGGAGACTCGATCACGATCGACGCGAAGCAGCGCCTGCTGCAGCTGAACGTTCCGGACGACGAGCTCGCCCGGCGCCGCCGCGAGTTCCGCATGCCCGCGCCGCGCTATCCGCGCGGTGTGCTCGCGAAGTTCGCAAAGCTCGTCTCGAGCGCGGCGCTCGGCGCCGTCACGGACGCCGATCTTTGA
- a CDS encoding DUF423 domain-containing protein — MFGLLSVAAGAFGAHGLRSSVTPERLSAWQTAAHYALVHSGVLLALALHASATGRSIGLSATLFSAGILLFSGSIFGLVLFELRWLGPVTPIGGVCLLAGWASLLVLVRPM; from the coding sequence CTGTTCGGCCTGCTCTCGGTCGCGGCGGGCGCCTTCGGAGCGCACGGCCTGCGCAGCTCCGTCACGCCCGAGCGGCTCTCGGCCTGGCAGACCGCGGCGCACTACGCGCTGGTGCACAGCGGCGTGCTTCTCGCGCTCGCGCTGCACGCTTCGGCCACGGGGCGCAGCATCGGGCTCTCGGCGACGCTCTTCAGCGCGGGGATCCTGCTCTTCTCGGGCTCGATCTTCGGGCTCGTGCTCTTCGAGCTGCGCTGGCTCGGCCCGGTGACACCGATCGGTGGCGTCTGTCTGCTCGCCGGCTGGGCGTCGCTGCTCGTGCTCGTGCGCCCGATGTAG